From a single Francisella halioticida genomic region:
- a CDS encoding LptA/OstA family protein, with amino-acid sequence MRQAKLMLAALSLCSLFNNSFAISSSIATKEDNVTANEKENNSTNNVLKEYGPITICSDRAVYDANKKRLIYYDNVFVMQIHHKHILCHKPRILKKGIDYFERDKKYSFEQLQKKWYEEAKKLCDSEKECNLISGQRLVMQLNKDKKVKTLTMESEGMDRSQFYTFPTNPTQNFIDSKRITRGPVTGVAKKIIYNVVNKSLELDKKAKVTQNDNQYRGEKIIYDIKHDLVSIPGSRNRRSTIVLEGISKQTKINTGLTPISDYHKDVEKPHVIGLTG; translated from the coding sequence ATGCGTCAAGCTAAGTTAATGCTAGCTGCTCTAAGTTTATGCTCTTTATTTAATAATTCATTTGCTATTAGTTCTAGTATTGCAACGAAAGAGGATAATGTGACGGCAAATGAAAAAGAAAATAATTCAACTAATAATGTTTTAAAGGAATATGGGCCCATAACTATTTGTTCAGATAGAGCTGTATATGATGCAAATAAAAAGCGATTGATTTACTATGATAATGTCTTTGTTATGCAGATTCATCATAAACATATTTTATGTCATAAGCCACGTATATTAAAAAAAGGTATAGATTACTTTGAAAGAGATAAAAAATATTCCTTTGAACAGTTGCAAAAGAAATGGTATGAAGAAGCTAAAAAGCTTTGTGATAGTGAAAAAGAATGTAATTTAATTTCTGGACAAAGGCTTGTTATGCAATTAAATAAAGATAAAAAAGTTAAGACGTTAACTATGGAGTCTGAAGGAATGGATAGATCACAGTTCTATACATTCCCAACTAATCCTACACAAAATTTTATTGATAGTAAAAGAATCACCAGAGGCCCTGTTACAGGAGTTGCTAAGAAAATTATATATAATGTAGTAAATAAAAGTTTAGAATTAGATAAAAAGGCAAAAGTTACACAAAATGATAATCAGTATCGTGGTGAGAAAATCATCTATGATATTAAACATGATTTAGTGTCTATTCCAGGAAGTAGAAATAGACGTTCAACAATTGTGTTAGAGGGTATATCAAAGCAAACTAAAATCAATACAGGGTTAACCCCAATTTCTGACTACCATAAAGATGTTGAAAAACCTCATGTAATTGGGCTAACTGGATAG
- the rpoD gene encoding RNA polymerase sigma factor RpoD, producing MTKEDLLSDLKDLIIDSKERGYLTRADILDALPGDVSEDPKKYEEIEAILVDAGIDVYDRTPEIEEEDERKVSEANLDDLRGKTSDPIRMYMREMGIVDLLDKRGETDIAIRIEEGTTEVFSTILSYPIVTKTYIERFRELEEKALDYMSSQDIEEASAAKYIRFNEIMAGFSDEQATEEKVAEDDHDEKIDTQRAYEFFTNLEKTFEEYQEKPTKKLYNKIVKEFECLRLSTSHLQKLVDYIRLPYARVKEFERKVLRLCVDRAKTPRPEFLKAYKIGSTEWLKPLTEKYKFTDNIVREVTNLTKQINQFQNLMMMDIVELKNVNIEISKSEAKITQAKKEMIEANLRLVVSEAKKYTNRGLHFLDIIQEGNIGLMKAVDKFDYRKGFKFSTYATWWIRQAITRSIADQARTIRVPVHMIETINKVNRIKRQILQEKGREATEEEIIEYTPNMTKDKLKKILNISHTPISMESPIGDDEDSTVGDFIEDKNNYSPIEAANIENLREAIKELIDTGLTEREAKVLMMRFGIGMNTDHTLEEVGKQFNVTRERIRQIEAKALRKLKHPSRSAFLKTFL from the coding sequence ATGACAAAAGAAGATTTACTCTCAGATCTTAAAGATTTAATAATAGATAGTAAAGAAAGAGGTTACTTGACCAGGGCTGATATATTAGATGCTTTGCCAGGAGATGTTTCTGAGGATCCAAAAAAATATGAAGAAATAGAAGCGATACTTGTTGATGCAGGTATTGATGTCTATGACAGGACTCCCGAGATAGAAGAAGAAGATGAAAGAAAAGTTAGTGAAGCAAATCTTGATGATTTAAGAGGTAAAACTTCAGATCCTATTCGTATGTATATGCGAGAAATGGGAATAGTTGATCTTTTAGATAAAAGAGGAGAAACGGATATTGCTATTAGAATAGAAGAGGGTACTACAGAGGTTTTTAGTACAATTTTAAGCTATCCTATAGTTACTAAAACATATATTGAAAGATTCCGTGAGCTGGAAGAAAAAGCTTTAGACTACATGTCTTCTCAAGATATAGAGGAAGCATCTGCCGCTAAATATATTCGGTTTAATGAAATCATGGCTGGCTTTAGTGATGAGCAGGCAACTGAAGAGAAGGTTGCCGAAGATGATCATGATGAAAAAATAGATACACAAAGAGCTTATGAATTTTTCACTAATCTTGAGAAAACGTTTGAAGAATATCAAGAAAAGCCCACAAAGAAGCTTTATAATAAAATTGTTAAAGAATTTGAATGCTTAAGACTTTCAACTTCTCATTTACAAAAATTGGTTGACTATATTCGACTTCCATATGCTCGAGTTAAAGAGTTTGAAAGAAAAGTATTAAGATTATGTGTCGATAGAGCAAAAACTCCAAGGCCAGAGTTTTTAAAGGCTTATAAGATTGGTTCTACTGAATGGCTTAAGCCCTTAACAGAAAAGTACAAATTTACAGATAATATTGTTCGCGAAGTAACAAATCTTACTAAACAAATTAATCAGTTTCAAAACTTAATGATGATGGATATTGTTGAGCTTAAAAATGTTAATATTGAAATTTCAAAAAGCGAAGCAAAAATTACCCAGGCTAAAAAAGAAATGATTGAAGCAAACTTAAGACTAGTTGTTTCTGAGGCAAAAAAATATACAAATAGAGGGTTACACTTCTTAGATATTATTCAAGAAGGTAATATTGGCCTAATGAAAGCAGTAGATAAATTTGATTATCGTAAAGGTTTCAAGTTTTCTACATATGCTACATGGTGGATTCGTCAAGCTATTACTCGTTCGATTGCAGATCAAGCAAGAACTATACGTGTTCCTGTGCATATGATTGAAACAATTAACAAGGTTAATAGAATTAAACGTCAAATCTTACAAGAGAAAGGGCGTGAAGCTACTGAAGAGGAGATTATTGAATATACTCCTAACATGACGAAAGATAAGCTTAAGAAAATTCTTAACATATCTCACACTCCAATTTCTATGGAAAGTCCGATTGGTGATGATGAAGACTCAACTGTAGGAGATTTTATTGAAGATAAAAATAATTATTCTCCTATAGAAGCAGCTAATATAGAAAACTTAAGAGAAGCTATTAAGGAGCTTATTGATACTGGATTGACGGAAAGAGAGGCTAAGGTTCTTATGATGCGCTTTGGTATTGGCATGAATACAGACCATACATTAGAAGAAGTTGGTAAGCAATTTAATGTGACAAGAGAACGTATTCGACAAATTGAGGCAAAAGCTCTTAGAAAACTTAAGCATCCATCTAGATCTGCTTTCTTAAAAACTTTCTTGTAA
- the rpsU gene encoding 30S ribosomal protein S21, with protein MPSVRVKERDLFDVVLRKFKRSCEKAVIVSELRRREYFEKPTWARKRKKTEAIKRAHKSNNDSEKIVF; from the coding sequence ATGCCAAGCGTTAGAGTTAAAGAAAGAGATCTTTTTGACGTTGTACTTAGAAAATTTAAAAGGTCTTGCGAGAAAGCTGTAATCGTATCTGAATTACGTCGTAGAGAGTATTTTGAAAAGCCAACTTGGGCACGCAAAAGAAAAAAAACTGAAGCTATTAAAAGAGCTCACAAGAGCAATAATGATAGCGAGAAGATAGTTTTTTAA
- the ppa gene encoding inorganic diphosphatase yields the protein MLKNIPCGKDIPNDFNVVIEIPQDSDPIKYEFCKDSNMIVVDRFMSSAMRYPCNYGFIPNTIYDDGDPIDVLVIAPYPLVTGCVINCRAVGVFKMEDDGGVDAKIIAVPNHKLTKEYDHINDINDIPETLKRKVEHFFTHYKDLDSGKWVEVDGWDNADFAKKEIEKSVKNYK from the coding sequence ATGCTAAAAAATATACCTTGTGGAAAAGATATTCCAAATGATTTTAATGTTGTTATTGAAATACCTCAAGATAGTGATCCAATTAAATACGAGTTTTGCAAAGATAGTAATATGATTGTGGTAGATAGGTTTATGTCATCTGCAATGAGATATCCTTGTAATTATGGTTTTATACCAAATACTATTTATGACGATGGTGATCCAATTGATGTGCTAGTTATTGCTCCATATCCTTTGGTTACTGGTTGTGTTATAAACTGTAGAGCCGTTGGTGTTTTTAAGATGGAAGATGATGGTGGTGTTGATGCTAAGATTATTGCAGTACCAAATCATAAACTAACTAAAGAATATGATCATATTAACGATATTAACGATATACCAGAAACATTAAAACGTAAGGTTGAACATTTCTTTACTCATTATAAAGATCTTGATTCTGGTAAATGGGTTGAAGTTGATGGTTGGGATAATGCTGACTTCGCTAAAAAAGAAATTGAAAAATCTGTCAAAAACTACAAATAA
- a CDS encoding KdsC family phosphatase, with protein sequence MKINKSKNIKLLILDIDGVLTDGKIIISNSGNEYKNFNVKDGLGLVLLQKLGLKIAVITGKSSRIVADRLASLGLDSEDIFQGQKNKLRAYEVLKERYNLENKNIAYIGDDLPDIALMNKVAVSAAPADSIGIVKDYADYVCHHNGGDGATREFCEYLIKHLGLHDKVVRDFVEFGEVK encoded by the coding sequence ATGAAAATAAATAAGTCAAAAAATATTAAATTACTAATACTTGATATTGATGGTGTATTAACTGATGGAAAAATAATTATTTCCAATAGTGGTAATGAATATAAAAACTTTAATGTTAAAGATGGTTTAGGTTTGGTTTTGCTTCAAAAACTTGGCCTAAAGATAGCTGTAATAACAGGTAAAAGTTCTAGGATTGTTGCTGATAGGTTAGCAAGCTTAGGCTTAGATTCTGAAGATATATTTCAAGGTCAAAAAAATAAACTTAGAGCTTATGAGGTATTAAAAGAAAGATATAACCTCGAAAATAAGAATATTGCGTATATAGGTGATGATCTGCCAGATATAGCTTTAATGAATAAAGTGGCTGTTTCAGCAGCACCAGCAGACTCTATTGGTATAGTGAAAGATTATGCTGACTATGTTTGTCATCATAATGGTGGTGACGGAGCAACTCGAGAATTTTGTGAATATTTAATAAAACATTTAGGGCTTCATGATAAAGTAGTTAGAGATTTTGTTGAATTTGGTGAGGTAAAATAG
- the lipB gene encoding lipoyl(octanoyl) transferase LipB, with protein sequence MMQVQQKNLGLQEYSKVFKDMIEFTANRTENVNDEIWLVEHPAVFTQGKHGKSEHIINSHNIPIVETDRGGQVTYHGPGQAVIYFLLDVKRNKLGAKKLISIIEQSCLNMLKNHYNINAYTIENAHGIYIDNKKIASLGLRIKQGKTYHGIAINTDMDLTPFSYINPCGYSGLKMCQISNFKDTNVTKVQKQYVEEFIKLV encoded by the coding sequence ATCATGCAAGTTCAACAAAAAAACTTAGGCTTACAAGAGTACTCAAAAGTATTTAAGGATATGATTGAGTTCACAGCAAATCGTACTGAAAATGTAAATGATGAGATATGGCTTGTTGAACATCCAGCTGTGTTTACTCAAGGTAAACATGGGAAATCTGAGCATATTATAAATTCACATAATATCCCAATAGTTGAAACTGATCGAGGTGGTCAAGTTACTTACCATGGCCCAGGCCAAGCAGTTATATATTTTTTACTTGATGTAAAAAGAAATAAATTAGGTGCTAAAAAACTTATTTCTATAATTGAACAATCTTGCTTAAACATGCTGAAGAATCATTATAATATAAATGCTTATACTATAGAAAATGCACATGGTATATATATTGATAATAAAAAAATAGCTTCTTTAGGGCTTAGGATCAAACAAGGCAAAACATATCATGGTATAGCCATAAATACAGATATGGATCTCACACCTTTTAGCTATATAAATCCCTGTGGCTATAGTGGTTTAAAAATGTGTCAAATTAGTAATTTCAAAGATACTAATGTTACAAAAGTTCAAAAACAATATGTAGAAGAATTTATTAAATTAGTCTAA
- the lptC gene encoding LPS export ABC transporter periplasmic protein LptC, whose translation MKFFTKYSLFANTFSIAVVVVSIMYISYKALQGGISPNLKHKDKSKVELTAYNFHYNEYDRDGDLKTNFISKKLEQYTNEDVKMTDLIEKSYDKKTGKKTWQIKSKHGFSSKETNENLVHLYDGVDAIMFLKKNPNDEKKQTSSGNSDKYSPDMIYIKTSEMYYNTDSKDFYNNNFVRIYDPKTGNNTTGVGVKGNAESKIINLNQDVRSYYASS comes from the coding sequence ATGAAATTTTTTACTAAATATTCACTTTTTGCTAATACCTTTTCTATTGCTGTAGTTGTTGTATCAATAATGTATATAAGTTATAAAGCTCTTCAAGGTGGTATAAGTCCTAATTTAAAGCATAAAGATAAAAGTAAAGTTGAGCTAACTGCTTATAATTTTCATTATAATGAATATGATAGAGACGGAGATTTAAAAACAAATTTTATTTCAAAGAAATTAGAGCAATACACTAATGAAGATGTTAAGATGACAGATCTCATTGAGAAAAGTTATGATAAAAAAACTGGTAAAAAAACTTGGCAGATTAAGTCAAAGCATGGTTTCTCCAGTAAAGAGACAAATGAGAATTTGGTACATTTGTATGATGGGGTAGATGCTATTATGTTCTTAAAGAAAAATCCCAATGATGAAAAAAAGCAAACTTCATCAGGTAATAGTGATAAATACTCACCAGATATGATATATATAAAAACTTCAGAAATGTACTATAATACCGATTCTAAAGATTTCTATAATAATAATTTTGTTAGAATATATGATCCCAAGACAGGTAATAATACAACAGGTGTTGGAGTCAAGGGTAATGCTGAATCAAAAATCATTAATCTTAACCAAGATGTAAGGAGCTACTATGCGTCAAGCTAA
- a CDS encoding DUF3568 family protein gives MKKILLMVLLIPYILTLSSCILTAYAVEQEAEYSENFDYSVEEVSYVVLDLFRNNKNIILTKNIITDDRTVIEGKVNSKKYKVTFSINIYEITKHAATLEIKYDIFGNRVKSKELLLRVKNELQKKYS, from the coding sequence ATGAAAAAAATATTACTTATGGTTTTATTGATTCCATACATATTGACTCTAAGTAGTTGTATTCTAACAGCATATGCTGTTGAGCAAGAAGCAGAGTATTCTGAAAATTTTGATTATTCTGTTGAAGAAGTTAGTTATGTAGTACTAGATTTATTTAGGAATAATAAAAATATCATACTGACTAAAAATATAATTACAGATGATAGAACTGTTATAGAAGGAAAAGTAAATTCTAAAAAATATAAAGTAACTTTTAGCATTAATATTTATGAAATTACAAAACATGCAGCAACATTAGAAATTAAATACGATATTTTTGGAAACAGAGTAAAATCTAAAGAGCTTTTATTAAGAGTTAAAAATGAACTACAGAAAAAATATTCTTAA
- a CDS encoding D-alanyl-D-alanine carboxypeptidase family protein produces MNLKKIILLTATLTTSIAIAAPNISASSDPYFNGGNGIKQKDIIVKPVQIQLDAPEWVAMNYRTGDIVSQKNMDVRREPASLTKMMTSYIVASEIKAGNLTWNTKVSISQDAASTGGSKMYVRAGARVSMRNLVRGMDVVSGNDATIALAEYIGGTKEAFTNLMNQTAKAIGMNNTHFANPDGLPGGTQYTTAHDMALLARSYIYNFPEAYKIYDERGLVWNATKQDSVSIAERKQCLPKFDRSNGEVIQSYTIKGLDDSAKDKCSKLFPKRNNFVLQNNRNKLLFTFDGADGMKTGHTAAAGYCLVSSAKLNGERFISVVLGTSSSAKRVSESAKLLRYSLTKYQNILLYKANSPVTISANNITNAKTGQKITVSSNQNIYKTVAKTYIPHLKQGVEFNSGIKAPITKGQAVGSLVITVGNLKEKIASVPVVAQNDVSQKGWW; encoded by the coding sequence ATGAATTTAAAGAAAATAATTTTACTAACAGCTACCTTAACTACAAGCATTGCTATCGCAGCCCCTAATATATCTGCAAGCTCTGATCCTTACTTTAATGGCGGTAATGGTATTAAACAAAAAGACATTATTGTAAAACCTGTACAAATTCAATTAGATGCTCCTGAATGGGTAGCAATGAACTATCGTACTGGAGATATAGTTAGTCAAAAAAACATGGATGTTAGAAGAGAACCTGCAAGTCTAACTAAAATGATGACATCATATATTGTTGCTAGTGAAATTAAGGCTGGTAATCTAACTTGGAATACAAAAGTTTCAATCAGTCAAGATGCAGCTAGTACAGGTGGTTCAAAAATGTACGTTCGTGCTGGAGCACGAGTTTCTATGAGAAACTTAGTAAGGGGTATGGATGTAGTATCTGGAAATGATGCTACTATAGCTCTTGCTGAGTATATTGGTGGAACAAAAGAAGCTTTTACAAACTTAATGAACCAAACAGCTAAAGCTATTGGTATGAACAATACTCATTTTGCAAATCCAGATGGTTTGCCTGGAGGTACTCAGTACACAACTGCTCATGACATGGCTTTATTAGCAAGGTCTTATATATATAACTTCCCTGAGGCATATAAAATATATGATGAAAGAGGTCTAGTTTGGAATGCAACAAAACAAGATTCTGTTAGTATTGCAGAGCGTAAGCAATGTTTACCTAAATTTGATCGATCAAATGGAGAAGTTATACAAAGTTACACTATAAAAGGTTTAGATGACTCTGCTAAGGATAAATGTAGTAAACTATTCCCTAAACGTAATAACTTTGTATTACAAAATAATAGAAATAAACTTCTATTTACATTTGATGGTGCTGACGGTATGAAAACAGGCCATACTGCAGCAGCAGGATATTGTTTAGTTTCTTCAGCAAAATTAAACGGTGAAAGATTTATTTCTGTAGTACTTGGTACGAGTAGTTCAGCTAAGAGAGTTTCTGAATCAGCTAAATTATTAAGATATTCTTTGACAAAATATCAGAACATATTACTATACAAAGCGAATTCCCCCGTAACAATTAGTGCAAATAATATTACTAATGCAAAAACAGGTCAGAAAATAACTGTTTCATCTAACCAGAATATTTATAAAACTGTCGCTAAAACATATATCCCTCATCTTAAACAAGGTGTTGAATTTAATTCAGGCATTAAAGCACCTATAACTAAAGGTCAAGCTGTAGGTAGCCTTGTTATTACAGTTGGCAACTTAAAAGAGAAAATAGCAAGTGTTCCAGTAGTAGCACAAAATGATGTCTCTCAAAAAGGCTGGTGGTAA
- the dnaG gene encoding DNA primase has product MAKKVSNNFIKELVSSADIVDVVSRYVNLKKSGKNYKGCCPFHNEKTPSFFVTPSKNFFHCFGCQESGDALTFVKKINNLEFIDAVKNLAEIVGKPVEYENYSQEDLQKEQLYNKCISFLEVAQKYYRWNLGNSESKDKAINYLKKRGIDSNLAKSFGIGYSSEGWNNITQLARSAKTTEEVLISTGLAIKNDKGNVYDRFRGRIMFPIRNIQGNVIAYGGRVIDDNDGVKYINSPETLVFHKNNTLYGLYEYREYKKQKLENLIQSLVVVEGYMDVVGLAQHGFHNAVATLGTAFSQNHAKILFREINSVVLCFDGDLAGQKAAIRTIKIVLPLLDGNKKLKILTLFDDKDPDDFIKIYGLEKFNDALENALPVSEFLIKSFVNNKDLSRAESKAEVIENLKNFLSDVDDNIYSESIIATIAERIGIKTEQIKKLLKIRKHNNYDALQKTNFSTTKQKRLSKNLVLEEELLSELFVNISDFSILQNKYDFEIFSATKSLDFLTKSLKILKEDSSNEIETVILIQLLAEDYPDYREYFFELLSYGIKNARKKSDSENYHFQILKDLKRIEGYSVKEQLKHLGSLPFRTDVQEMERKYLIAKLSSK; this is encoded by the coding sequence ATGGCAAAGAAAGTCTCAAATAATTTTATAAAAGAGCTTGTTTCCAGTGCTGATATAGTAGATGTCGTCTCAAGATATGTTAATTTAAAAAAATCAGGCAAAAACTATAAAGGATGTTGTCCTTTTCATAATGAAAAGACTCCTTCGTTTTTTGTAACTCCAAGTAAAAATTTTTTTCATTGTTTTGGTTGTCAAGAGTCTGGAGATGCTCTTACATTTGTTAAGAAAATTAATAATCTAGAATTTATTGATGCTGTAAAAAATCTAGCTGAAATAGTTGGAAAGCCAGTAGAGTATGAAAATTATTCCCAAGAAGATTTACAAAAAGAGCAGCTATATAATAAATGTATTAGTTTTTTAGAGGTTGCACAAAAGTATTATCGGTGGAATCTGGGAAACTCAGAATCCAAGGATAAAGCAATAAATTATCTTAAAAAAAGAGGAATAGACAGTAATTTAGCTAAATCTTTTGGCATAGGGTATTCATCTGAGGGATGGAATAATATCACACAGCTTGCTAGATCTGCTAAAACAACAGAAGAAGTTTTAATAAGTACTGGCTTAGCAATAAAAAATGATAAAGGTAATGTCTACGATCGTTTCAGAGGTAGAATTATGTTTCCTATTCGTAATATTCAAGGCAATGTAATTGCTTATGGGGGGCGGGTTATAGATGATAATGATGGTGTTAAATATATAAACTCTCCAGAAACACTAGTTTTCCATAAAAATAATACATTATATGGTTTATATGAGTATCGAGAGTACAAAAAACAAAAATTAGAGAATTTAATACAAAGCTTGGTTGTTGTTGAAGGGTATATGGATGTAGTTGGTCTTGCACAACATGGCTTTCATAATGCTGTTGCTACATTGGGGACAGCCTTTTCACAAAATCACGCAAAAATTCTGTTTCGAGAAATAAATTCTGTGGTTTTATGTTTTGATGGTGATTTAGCAGGGCAAAAAGCTGCTATTAGAACTATAAAAATAGTCTTACCTCTGTTAGATGGAAATAAAAAATTAAAAATATTGACCTTATTTGATGATAAAGATCCAGATGATTTTATTAAAATTTATGGTTTAGAAAAGTTTAATGATGCTTTAGAAAATGCCTTACCAGTTTCAGAATTTCTAATAAAGAGTTTTGTGAATAATAAAGATCTTAGTAGAGCTGAATCTAAAGCTGAAGTTATAGAAAATTTAAAGAATTTTTTATCTGATGTCGATGATAATATTTATTCTGAAAGCATCATAGCAACTATTGCTGAAAGAATAGGTATAAAAACTGAGCAGATCAAAAAGTTGTTGAAAATCCGTAAACATAATAATTATGATGCTTTACAAAAAACTAATTTTAGTACTACTAAGCAAAAAAGACTTTCAAAAAACTTAGTTTTGGAAGAAGAGTTATTGTCTGAATTATTTGTAAATATTTCAGATTTTAGTATATTACAAAATAAATATGATTTTGAAATTTTTTCAGCAACAAAAAGTTTAGATTTTTTAACAAAAAGCTTGAAAATTCTAAAAGAAGACTCATCTAATGAAATTGAAACTGTTATACTTATACAGTTATTGGCAGAGGATTATCCTGACTATAGAGAGTACTTCTTTGAATTATTAAGTTATGGTATAAAGAATGCTAGAAAAAAATCTGATAGTGAAAATTATCACTTTCAGATCTTAAAAGATTTAAAAAGGATTGAAGGCTATAGTGTAAAAGAACAACTTAAACATTTAGGCTCTTTACCTTTTAGAACAGACGTCCAGGAGATGGAACGTAAATATTTGATTGCAAAATTAAGTAGCAAATAA
- a CDS encoding GatB/YqeY domain-containing protein — protein sequence MSQIFDQLTLDMKESMKTKDKIRLTTIRMAMSAIKQKQIDEKVDITDEIVIVIITKMIKQRQDSYNQYIQADRAELAEGEKKEIEVLTQYMPKQLSDEEVVTIVQKAIESVGATSMKEMGKIMANVKKELAGRTDMSKVSAIVKSNLV from the coding sequence ATGTCACAAATTTTTGATCAATTGACTCTTGATATGAAAGAGTCTATGAAAACTAAAGATAAAATTAGATTAACTACCATTCGTATGGCTATGTCTGCTATCAAGCAAAAGCAGATTGATGAAAAAGTAGATATTACAGATGAGATAGTAATAGTCATTATTACAAAGATGATTAAGCAAAGACAAGACTCTTATAATCAATATATTCAAGCAGATAGAGCAGAATTAGCAGAAGGCGAGAAAAAAGAAATTGAGGTATTAACTCAGTACATGCCTAAACAACTTAGTGATGAGGAAGTTGTAACCATAGTTCAGAAAGCTATTGAGTCTGTAGGGGCAACATCTATGAAAGAAATGGGTAAAATTATGGCAAATGTAAAAAAAGAATTGGCTGGTAGAACAGATATGAGTAAAGTCAGTGCAATCGTAAAATCTAACCTAGTGTAA
- a CDS encoding YbeD family protein, whose product MSDNENKKTFFEFPCQFPIKVMANPQKETVKFILNVFEKYVPNHSEINFNTKESKTGKYISITAIFTADSKEQLDNIYKEISGHPEVHMVL is encoded by the coding sequence ATGTCTGATAATGAAAATAAAAAAACTTTTTTTGAATTTCCTTGCCAGTTTCCTATAAAAGTAATGGCAAACCCTCAAAAAGAAACTGTTAAGTTTATTTTAAATGTATTTGAAAAATATGTTCCTAATCATAGCGAAATAAATTTCAACACTAAAGAAAGTAAAACTGGTAAATACATATCTATAACTGCTATTTTTACAGCTGATAGTAAAGAACAATTAGATAATATATACAAAGAAATTTCTGGACACCCAGAAGTGCATATGGTTCTATAG